Proteins from one Calonectris borealis unplaced genomic scaffold, bCalBor7.hap1.2 HAP1_SCAFFOLD_35, whole genome shotgun sequence genomic window:
- the LOC142076168 gene encoding olfactory receptor 14A16-like, translating into MSNGSSITQFLLLAFADTRELQLLHFWLFLGIYLAALLGNGLIITAIACDDRLHTPMYFFLLNLSLLDLGSISTTLPKAMANSLWDTRDISYAGCAAQLFLLAFFISAEFYLLTIMAYDRYVAICNPLHYGTLLGSRACVHMAAAAWASGFLTSLLHTANTLSLPLCHGNAVDQFFCEIPPLLKLSCSHSYLREVGLLVVSACLLFGCFVFIVVSYVEIFRAVLRIPSEQGRHKAFSTCLPHLAVVSLFVSTGIFAYLKPPSISSPSLDLVVAVLYSVVPPAVNPLIYSMRNQELKDALRKLAQWTLFHRQ; encoded by the coding sequence atgtccaacggcagctccatcacccagttcctcctcctggccttcgcagacacgcgggagctgcagctcttgcacttctggctcttcctgggcatctacctggctgccctcctgggcaacggcctcatcatcaccgccatagcctgcgacgaccgcctgcacacccccatgtacttcttcctcctcaacctctccctcctcgacctgggctccatctccaccactcttcccaaagccatggccaattccctctgggacaccagggacatctcctacgcaggatgtgctgcacagctctttctgttagcctttttcaTCTCAGCAGAGTTTTaccttctcaccatcatggcctacgaccgctacgttgccatctgcaaccccctgcactacgggaccctcctgggcagcagagcttgtgtccacatggcagcagctgcctgggccagtgggtttctcacttctctcctgcacacggccaatacattgtcactacccctctgccacggcaatgctgtggaccagttcttctgtgaaatccccccactcctcaagctctcctgctcacactcctacctcagggaggttgggcttctcgtggttagtgcctgtttactatttggatgttttgttttcattgtggtgtcctacgtggagatcttcagggccgtgctgaggatcccctctgagcagggacggcacaaagccttttccacgtgcctccctcacctggccgtggtctccctctttgtcagcactggcatatttgcctacctgaagcccccctccatctcctccccatccctggatctggtggtggcagtgctgtactcagtggtgcctccagcagtgaaccccctcatctacagcatgaggaaccaggagctcaaggatgccctaaggaaactggcccagtggacgctgtttcaccgacaataa